Sequence from the Castanea sativa cultivar Marrone di Chiusa Pesio chromosome 12, ASM4071231v1 genome:
AGTAAAAGGCAAGTTAATGCACTAATTTTAATATCAATTTAACAAAGTTTGGTTAAACAGATGTTAATAgaggaaatatatttttttttctttaaggtTTGAAGTGAAGTGTCATTCTCTCAAATTTTAAAGGAGGAGATTGtaattgctaaaaaaaaagaaaagaaaaaaagatacattAAGACTTATTGCCAATCCTTTGGTGTCTCACTAGTCTCCCCTGATTTCGTGTCATTGTGAAGAGTAAACTGAGATCTAATAAAACACTTCAACAtaaaagacaaaagacaaaatgaaaacaaaatggCCAGGACATTTTCTTTGAGAACTGttgagattgaaaaaaaaatttacatctcTATAAATccaatgaaaattattattattattatttaattacttaattagaaagaaaaaaaaggtcaaaatgaaagaaatagagCAGGGGagaataattaaaaatgtttcaaagaagaaaaatgttatCTTCAAATGAATTTAAGTGTCACAGGTAGTGTGTACCCCCATGAACCATACGTTAAGAGTAAAAGAGGTGGAAGACCCCATTAGGCCATTACTATGAAAGTGATCAAGGGGGGGGGTGGTAGGTAAGAGCTTTGATGGATAAAGAAACAATTAGGCCATTGAATGTGAGGTGAGGCATGCTGCTTCGTCTCATTTCCTTCCAAACCAAACTCCACTCTCATATGCTATAGCTAACCCCAACTTCCCCAACTCCCACACACACCCACACTCCCTATTGGTTCCTACCTACCCTTTCTTTTCCAACGTCATTTCTTGTGGTATTTATTACTTTCACATCTCaactttctctcactctctaacccccccttctctttctcttgaatacatatcacacacacacacacacacacacacaaaccaaCCCCTTGATACAGAAATTGAAAGGCAACAAACACAAGCGAAAACACTCATTCAAACACCATGATTTCTGTTGCTTCATCCATTGAGCCCCAAACCCAAGAAACACTCTCTCCTAAAATCTCTTCCACACCAAATCAACCTTTGGATAAAACTACAACCCCACCTTgtgtgttcaaatcaaaattaccaGACATACCTATCTCCAATCACCTACCACTCCACACCTACTGTTTCGAGCACCTTTCACAGTTCTCTGATAGACCATGTCTCATCATTGGTTCCACCGGAAAAACCTACTCTTTCGCCGAAACTCATCTCATTTCACTCAAAATCGCAGCTGGGTTATCCAACCTTGGCATCAAGAAAGGAGATTGCATCATGATTCTTCTCCAAAACTGCGCTGAATTCGTCTTCTCCTTCATTGGAGCTTCCATGCTCGGTGCAGTCTCTACCACCGCCAACCCGTTCTATACCTCCGCTGAAGTTTTCAAGCAAATCACTGCTTCACGTGCTAAACTGATCGTAACCCAGTCACAATACGTAGACAAGCTTAAAGACCATGGTGATCAGAATTATCCAAAACTCGGGGATGATTTTGTGGTGATCACAGTGGATGATCCACCGGAGAATTGTTTGCATTTCTCTGTGATTTCTGAGGCAAACGAGAACGAAATTCCAAAAGTTGAAATCGACCCAGATGACCCAGTGGCTCTACCTTTCTCTTCTGGAACCACAGGGCTTCCAAAAGGAGTGGTTTTGACTCATAAAAGCCTGATAACAAGTGTGGCTCAGCAAGTTGATGGAGACAATCCAAACCTGTACTTGAAACCAGAAGACGTGGTGCTGTGTGTGCTTCCATTGTTTCATATATTCTCACTCAACAGTGTGCTTCTGTGCTCGCTCAGAACTGGGTCAGCGGTGTTGTTAATGCAGAAGTTTGAGATAGGGACTTTGTTGGAGCTGATACAGAGGCATAAGGTGTCAATAGCAGCAGTGGTGCCGCCGCTAGTGCTGGCATTGGCAAAGAATCCGATGGTGGAGAAGTTCGACCTTAGCTCCATTAGAGTGGTGCTTTCTGGGGCGGCGCCGCTCGGAAAGGAGCTCGTAGAGGCTCTCCAGAGTAGGATTCCTCAGGCGATTTTGGGCCAggtttgtcattttcttttttgtcactGCACAACACAGCTAGCTTATTTAAGATTGGGCGGATTTCACGGCATGAGAGTggggagtccaaatcttctgtaacactttttttttgcttcactttatattttaccaataaaaatttaacacgtgttcacctaattaattaaatactactattaattaataacggtagtattaataagttaataatgataatatttaattaattaggtgaatacctgataaatttttattagtagagTATAGACTAGAATAAGAAGAGTGGGATAGAAAATTGGCACTCGTGAATAAAAGGCATAAATATTTAGATAAGACTCAGAGCACTGTTTCAGACTCTTCCTAAAGGTGTGGGTCCACAATAACGCCCACACCTTTGGTAAGAGCCTGAGAAGTCCTCTAAGATTATGTAGAAttgccaaattttaaaaaacaaatatcttttttattgaatgttaCTTGActctcaaaataattataatataaaatttagagtaACGGTAGATATACCAACTTTttcataaagttttttttacaaatagttAGTGCGGtaagtgattattgataagttgaaaaagtgatgttattgTGAGTCTagatgaaaatcaataagaaattggctacaaaatattttgtaaaaatattgtaaaataatttgtaactgttACATTACTTAAAAACTTAACCTTAATGAACACTAGTTAACTGAACTCAAAAATATACATTCTAATGAGAAgtgttataattataatatattcacaatactttcataataaattttaaataataaactgttgttaattctaatttaaattactgatttttttttaataataatttattatttaaaatttgttgaaaaactaTTACTTCTCCTTCTAACACACGGAAactgaaaaattgaaaacatttttgtaCTTTTTGTGGGCTGCGTTTAAATTGTACTTTATATGGTTTGATGAGGTAGGAGGCGTTAGGACTTACCTTCCTAGTTCCAACATGGGTTGCGGCTCAGTGGTCCATGGTTTAGCAATTTTGGGTCTGGGAGTGTTGTGGACTGTTGTGGTAGTCGATCAGGATCTTGGGTTGCAATGACTAGTGACCAATCTTGTATTGTGACTTGTGAGAGATTGGTGGTTGATCTTGGATATGGTACGGGTTTCACAACTTGGAATCAGTTTCAACTTTCTAAAGCCTGGTCTTGCCCATTGGATTTGGGGATCCaaaccctaaataaataaataaaattaaagaaaaaaaattatagtgatACTTACAATTTTGTATCCAGGtgaattaattataaaaataataacatcaCTTTTGCTCTCGATGGCATGTTAGGCAGTGgcagagattaaaaaaataaataaataattcagcTCTGGGCTTTCCCTTGATGACAATAgttatgcttgcaaaatttttaagatgattaaatatcaatagttatgtcatcaatcaattgtttaaatttaaatttttgtaatttaaaataatgaataaaatatgattttatggATTTAATAGTAAATAACAACTGCTTGGTATGAATATTCGTGTGTGTGTATTGCTTTATACATTAAATATGTTTCTAGCATGATTTAATCTATGTTTTTTCTTACGTATAACAAAGTTTTTAACATATATTCTAAATGGTCGGTACATGTTAgcttaattagaaaaatatttgatggttgaataagagattttagATTCAATCCTtgtcatttctcaaaaaaaaaaaaaagattcaattCCTGCCTTTACTAAAA
This genomic interval carries:
- the LOC142619960 gene encoding 4-coumarate--CoA ligase 2-like — protein: MISVASSIEPQTQETLSPKISSTPNQPLDKTTTPPCVFKSKLPDIPISNHLPLHTYCFEHLSQFSDRPCLIIGSTGKTYSFAETHLISLKIAAGLSNLGIKKGDCIMILLQNCAEFVFSFIGASMLGAVSTTANPFYTSAEVFKQITASRAKLIVTQSQYVDKLKDHGDQNYPKLGDDFVVITVDDPPENCLHFSVISEANENEIPKVEIDPDDPVALPFSSGTTGLPKGVVLTHKSLITSVAQQVDGDNPNLYLKPEDVVLCVLPLFHIFSLNSVLLCSLRTGSAVLLMQKFEIGTLLELIQRHKVSIAAVVPPLVLALAKNPMVEKFDLSSIRVVLSGAAPLGKELVEALQSRIPQAILGQGYGMTEAGPVLSMCLAFAKQPFPTKSGSCGTVVRNAELKVIDPETGCSLGYNQPGEICIRGFQIMKGYLNDAQATATTIDVEGWLHTGDIGYVDDDDEVYIIDRVKELIKFKGFQVPPAELEALLVSHQSIADAAVVPQKDDVAGEVPVAFVVRSNGYELTEEAVKEFIAKQVVFYKRLHKVYFVHAIPKSPSGKILRKDLRAKLATASPMP